In one Aeromicrobium erythreum genomic region, the following are encoded:
- a CDS encoding LppX_LprAFG lipoprotein, whose protein sequence is MRPLTRTASISPLRAALLPLALVLAVLLAGCTGGGDDGGSTDTAAVQKRLDAAKKTIDDAETVDVSLTTSSVPDGVSGLLSATGKGNHSPAFEGDVKVSSGGATLTAKVIAVDGTVYANTGITPGYLTIDPASLKAPDPAGLLDPDSGLTSILASTEDLKTGDQSRDGRDVLTSVTGTLPGSVVADIIPSASRQGTFTVTYRLTDEDELRDAKMTGPFYGEGSKVTYTVKLATSDEPVTITAPAATGGR, encoded by the coding sequence GTGCGCCCTCTCACCCGAACCGCGTCCATCTCGCCGCTCCGGGCGGCCCTGCTGCCGCTCGCGCTCGTCCTCGCCGTGCTGCTCGCCGGCTGCACGGGCGGCGGTGACGACGGCGGCTCCACGGACACCGCCGCCGTGCAGAAGCGGCTCGACGCTGCCAAGAAGACCATCGACGACGCCGAGACGGTCGACGTCTCGCTGACGACGTCGTCGGTGCCGGACGGCGTGTCCGGCCTGCTCTCCGCGACGGGGAAGGGCAATCACTCCCCCGCCTTCGAGGGCGACGTGAAGGTCTCCTCCGGCGGTGCCACGCTGACCGCCAAGGTGATCGCCGTCGACGGCACCGTCTACGCGAACACGGGCATCACGCCGGGCTACCTCACGATCGATCCCGCGTCGCTCAAGGCACCCGACCCGGCGGGCCTGCTCGACCCCGACTCCGGTCTCACGAGCATCCTCGCCTCCACGGAGGACCTGAAGACGGGCGACCAGTCGCGCGACGGCCGCGACGTGCTCACCTCCGTCACCGGGACGCTCCCCGGCTCGGTCGTGGCCGACATCATCCCGTCGGCCTCCCGGCAGGGGACGTTCACGGTCACGTACCGGCTGACGGACGAGGACGAGCTGCGCGACGCCAAGATGACTGGGCCGTTCTACGGCGAGGGCTCGAAGGTCACCTACACGGTCAAGCTCGCCACGTCGGACGAGCCCGTCACGATCACGGCTCCCGCCGCGACCGGCGGCCGCTGA
- a CDS encoding DNA gyrase/topoisomerase IV subunit A has product MARSSTPSPPEEFDEHIIDTDITDEMNASYIEYAYSVIYSRAIPDARDGLKPVQRRTLFTMDDMGLRSDRGHVKSARVVGEVMGRLHPHGDGAIYDALVRLVQAWSMRLPLVDGHGNFGSPDDPPAAMRYTECRMDAAAEAMTASIDEDTVDFRPNYDGRELEPSVLPASLPNLLVNGASGIAVGMATNIAPHNLVEVVQALRHLIEHPGADLDDLMRFVPGPDLPTGGKIVGLDGIRDAYATGNGSFRMRATTRIENITPRRKGIVVTELPYNVGTEKVVEAIKKLVQAKKLQGISDIKNLTDRHKGLHLVIEVKNGIVPEALLEQLFKQTPMESSFSINAVALVDGQPRTLGLKQMLEVYLDHRFQVVRRRSEFRRAKAADRLHLVEGLLVAIVDIDEVIQLVRSSDNRGEARTRLMGVFDLSEAQADFILDRTLGSLTRFSRIELEKEADELRATIEQLEEILGDDTVLRGVVSDELAEVAQSFGTPRRTVLLESAGQTVTATASLEVADDPCFVLLSATGLLARTTDATPFGDVGNRAKHDVIVSAVATTARGQVGLVTQDGVVHRLDVLDIPALPPTASAPHVQGGIPLRELLSTPAAPITLMSLSDDGPGIALGTRAGVVKRVKPDPVLTRDAWEVVSLADGDVVVGAAPLATGEEQLVFVTSDAQLLRFEAGLVRPQGRGGGGVAGVKLAPGQRVVGFGVVGEVDSAHVLTIAGSGDALPGTQTGAAKVTPLSAFPAKGRATGGVRCQRLLKGEDGLILAWVGDGVPLACATSGSSVDLPAVDPRRDGSGVPVAQPVLAAASPAALLPGLPVVRD; this is encoded by the coding sequence ATGGCCCGCAGCAGCACCCCGAGCCCCCCCGAGGAGTTCGACGAGCACATCATCGACACCGACATCACGGACGAGATGAATGCCAGCTACATCGAGTACGCGTACTCGGTGATCTACTCGCGGGCCATCCCCGACGCCCGCGACGGTCTCAAGCCCGTGCAGCGCCGCACGCTCTTCACGATGGACGACATGGGCCTGCGCAGCGACCGCGGCCACGTCAAGAGCGCCCGCGTCGTCGGTGAGGTCATGGGTCGGCTGCACCCGCACGGCGACGGCGCGATCTACGACGCCCTCGTGCGGCTCGTGCAGGCGTGGTCGATGCGTCTGCCCCTCGTCGACGGGCACGGCAACTTCGGCTCGCCGGACGACCCGCCGGCCGCGATGCGCTACACCGAGTGCCGCATGGACGCCGCCGCGGAGGCCATGACCGCGTCGATCGACGAGGACACCGTCGACTTCCGCCCCAACTACGACGGCCGCGAGCTCGAGCCGAGCGTCCTGCCGGCGTCGCTGCCGAACCTGCTGGTCAACGGCGCGTCGGGGATCGCCGTCGGCATGGCCACCAACATCGCCCCGCACAACCTCGTCGAGGTCGTGCAGGCCCTGCGCCACCTCATCGAGCACCCCGGAGCCGACCTCGACGACCTCATGCGCTTCGTGCCCGGGCCCGACCTGCCCACCGGCGGCAAGATCGTCGGTCTCGACGGCATCCGCGACGCCTACGCGACCGGCAACGGCTCGTTCCGCATGCGCGCGACCACCCGGATCGAGAACATCACGCCCCGTCGCAAGGGCATCGTCGTCACCGAGCTGCCCTACAACGTCGGCACGGAGAAGGTCGTCGAGGCGATCAAGAAGCTCGTGCAGGCCAAGAAGCTGCAGGGCATCTCCGACATCAAGAACCTGACCGACCGTCACAAGGGCCTGCACCTCGTGATCGAGGTGAAGAACGGGATCGTGCCCGAGGCGCTGCTCGAGCAGCTCTTCAAGCAGACGCCGATGGAGTCCTCGTTCTCGATCAACGCGGTCGCGCTCGTCGACGGGCAGCCGCGGACGCTGGGCCTCAAGCAGATGCTCGAGGTCTACCTCGACCACCGCTTCCAGGTCGTGCGCCGCCGCAGCGAGTTCCGTCGGGCGAAGGCGGCCGACCGGCTCCACCTCGTCGAGGGCCTGCTCGTGGCGATCGTCGACATCGACGAGGTCATCCAGCTGGTCCGCAGCAGCGACAACCGCGGCGAGGCGCGCACCCGCCTGATGGGCGTGTTCGACCTCAGCGAGGCGCAGGCCGACTTCATCCTCGACCGGACGCTCGGCAGCCTCACCAGGTTCTCCCGCATCGAGCTGGAGAAGGAGGCCGACGAGCTGCGCGCCACCATCGAGCAGCTCGAGGAGATCCTCGGCGACGACACCGTCCTGCGCGGCGTCGTCTCCGACGAGCTCGCCGAGGTCGCCCAGAGCTTCGGCACGCCGCGCCGCACCGTCCTCCTGGAGTCCGCGGGCCAGACCGTCACCGCCACGGCGTCGCTCGAGGTCGCCGACGACCCGTGCTTCGTGCTGCTGTCGGCGACCGGCCTGCTGGCCCGCACCACCGACGCGACGCCGTTCGGCGACGTCGGGAACCGCGCGAAGCACGACGTGATCGTCTCCGCAGTCGCGACGACGGCCCGCGGGCAGGTCGGCCTCGTGACGCAGGACGGCGTGGTCCACCGGCTCGACGTCCTCGACATCCCCGCGCTGCCGCCGACCGCGTCGGCGCCGCACGTGCAGGGGGGGATCCCGCTGCGTGAGCTGCTGTCGACCCCTGCCGCGCCGATCACGCTGATGTCGTTGTCCGACGACGGGCCCGGGATCGCCCTGGGCACCCGCGCGGGTGTCGTCAAGCGGGTCAAGCCCGACCCCGTTCTCACCCGCGACGCGTGGGAGGTCGTCAGCCTCGCCGACGGCGACGTCGTGGTGGGCGCCGCGCCGCTCGCGACGGGCGAGGAACAGCTCGTCTTCGTCACGTCCGACGCCCAGCTCCTGCGCTTCGAGGCCGGTCTGGTGCGGCCTCAGGGCCGTGGCGGCGGTGGGGTCGCCGGCGTCAAGCTCGCACCCGGACAGCGCGTCGTCGGCTTCGGCGTCGTTGGCGAGGTCGACTCCGCGCACGTCCTCACCATCGCCGGCTCCGGTGACGCGCTCCCCGGCACGCAGACGGGCGCGGCCAAGGTCACGCCCCTGTCGGCCTTCCCGGCCAAGGGACGCGCCACGGGAGGGGTGCGCTGCCAGCGGCTCCTGAAGGGCGAGGACGGGCTGATCCTGGCGTGGGTGGGCGACGGCGTGCCCCTCGCCTGCGCCACGAGCGGGTCGTCGGTCGACCTGCCTGCGGTGGACCCCAGGCGCGACGGCTCCGGCGTGCCCGTGGCCCAGCCCGTGCTGGCCGCCGCGTCGCCCGCGGCACTCCTGCCGGGACTCCCCGTCGTGCGAGACTGA
- a CDS encoding MFS transporter: MAEPRGPGDVRLASRTLLGLAAVAIAFAAADTYVVVLALPDMMSASGLDVDELQRAAPIVSGFLLGYVGVLPLIGRISDLRGRVPVLLGSLVVFAVGSLVTAAAYDLETIVAGRLLQGVGGGGLIPPTLALVADLWPPKRRGLPLGVVGAVQELGSVLGPLYGAVVLAFGSWRDIFWVNAAVGLLLAAVMLRLRDAAPSTEEATATDRGRPDLLGAGLLALSLLGLSLVMLEPQRLVTGVTSGLAFLPVTGDSRWLTPVALVTYALAALLLVRQATARRPLVQWRSWGEVARSTDLVGAGLLTLALAAVIITFASAEPESGAISPAAPWLLPVAAAAAAGFAYRQRTAATPLVPRGALASRPAWGALVVSFVVGASLIAALVDIPFFARLTVYRDSQLDAALVLVRFLVALPVGAVMGGWLLRRVPAAWITAAAMLMSALAFLHMATWDAQSLASGWETLSLVAAGLGFGLAIAPVNAVLLEHTADAVHGVASALLIVARMVGMLIGISALTTVGLRAFYAASEKIPPASEVCSGAVQLCQAYRDEVRDAGIAQLHAVFVGAAVCAAVAAVLALWLLREAPNRRARNTGGTMPV, translated from the coding sequence GTGGCGGAACCCCGCGGCCCCGGCGACGTCCGGCTGGCCTCGCGCACCTTGCTCGGCCTGGCCGCGGTGGCCATCGCGTTCGCGGCGGCCGACACGTACGTCGTCGTGCTCGCGCTGCCCGACATGATGTCGGCGAGCGGTCTCGACGTCGACGAGCTCCAGCGCGCGGCCCCGATCGTCTCGGGCTTCCTGCTCGGCTACGTCGGGGTGCTGCCCCTCATCGGACGGATCTCCGACCTGCGCGGCCGGGTGCCGGTGCTGCTGGGGTCGCTGGTCGTCTTCGCCGTCGGGTCCCTGGTGACCGCCGCGGCCTACGACCTGGAGACCATCGTCGCGGGACGTCTCCTGCAGGGTGTCGGGGGCGGCGGGCTCATCCCCCCGACCCTCGCGCTGGTCGCGGACCTGTGGCCCCCGAAGCGGCGCGGCCTCCCCCTGGGCGTCGTGGGTGCGGTGCAGGAGCTCGGCAGCGTCCTCGGACCGCTCTACGGCGCGGTGGTGCTGGCGTTCGGGTCGTGGCGTGACATCTTCTGGGTGAACGCCGCCGTCGGCCTGCTGCTCGCCGCGGTCATGCTGCGGCTGCGGGACGCGGCCCCGTCGACAGAAGAAGCTACGGCGACCGACCGTGGTCGCCCCGACCTGCTGGGCGCCGGCCTCCTCGCCCTCTCGCTGCTCGGTCTGTCGCTCGTGATGCTGGAGCCGCAGCGGCTCGTCACCGGCGTCACCTCGGGCCTGGCGTTCCTGCCGGTCACCGGCGACTCGCGGTGGCTGACACCCGTCGCGCTCGTCACCTACGCGCTCGCGGCGCTTCTGCTGGTGCGGCAGGCCACCGCCCGACGGCCGCTCGTGCAGTGGCGCAGCTGGGGCGAGGTCGCGCGCAGCACCGACCTGGTGGGCGCGGGTCTGCTCACGCTGGCGCTCGCCGCCGTCATCATCACGTTCGCCTCGGCCGAGCCCGAGTCGGGCGCGATCTCGCCCGCTGCCCCCTGGCTGCTGCCGGTGGCCGCGGCGGCTGCGGCCGGCTTCGCCTACCGCCAGCGGACCGCCGCCACACCGCTCGTGCCGCGCGGCGCCCTCGCGTCCCGCCCCGCCTGGGGCGCGCTGGTGGTCTCCTTCGTCGTCGGCGCCTCCCTGATCGCGGCGCTCGTCGACATCCCGTTCTTCGCCCGTCTCACCGTCTACCGCGACTCCCAGCTCGACGCCGCGCTGGTGCTCGTCCGGTTCCTCGTGGCCCTGCCCGTCGGCGCGGTGATGGGCGGCTGGCTGCTGCGTCGCGTGCCCGCCGCGTGGATCACCGCCGCGGCGATGCTGATGAGCGCACTCGCCTTCCTGCACATGGCGACGTGGGACGCCCAGTCGCTCGCGAGTGGGTGGGAGACGCTCTCGCTCGTCGCAGCGGGTCTCGGCTTCGGCCTGGCGATCGCCCCGGTGAACGCGGTGCTGCTCGAGCACACCGCCGACGCGGTGCACGGGGTGGCGAGCGCCCTGCTGATCGTGGCGCGCATGGTGGGCATGCTGATCGGCATCTCCGCGCTCACGACCGTCGGCCTGCGCGCCTTCTACGCGGCGTCGGAGAAGATCCCCCCGGCATCGGAGGTGTGCTCGGGCGCGGTCCAGCTGTGCCAGGCCTACCGCGACGAGGTGCGCGACGCCGGGATCGCCCAGCTGCACGCGGTGTTCGTCGGGGCGGCCGTCTGCGCTGCGGTCGCAGCGGTCCTCGCGCTGTGGTTGTTGCGTGAGGCACCTAACAGGCGGGCGCGAAACACCGGCGGTACGATGCCGGTGTGA
- a CDS encoding beta-class carbonic anhydrase: MTDFDDLLAANRTFADSFSLTGFDGIARAGVAMVTCMDSRIDPLGMIGLQPGDAKILRNPGGRVNDPELVALVLGSHLLQVNRVLVVEHTRCAMASSTEEQIHQRVSDSTGTDATWMSIGPISDQKRQIRADVHRVTSHPLIPDSVEVGGFIYDVDTGLLEQVV, translated from the coding sequence GTGACGGACTTCGACGATCTTCTCGCAGCCAACCGGACCTTCGCCGACTCCTTCTCGCTCACCGGCTTCGACGGCATCGCGCGTGCCGGCGTCGCCATGGTGACGTGCATGGACTCGCGCATCGACCCCCTCGGCATGATCGGCCTCCAGCCCGGTGACGCCAAGATCCTGCGCAACCCCGGCGGTCGCGTCAACGACCCGGAGCTCGTGGCCCTGGTCCTCGGCTCGCACCTGCTGCAGGTCAACCGCGTGCTCGTCGTCGAGCACACGCGGTGCGCGATGGCCTCCTCCACCGAGGAGCAGATCCACCAGCGGGTCTCCGACAGCACCGGCACCGACGCCACCTGGATGTCGATCGGACCGATCTCGGACCAGAAGCGCCAGATCCGTGCCGACGTGCACCGCGTGACGTCGCACCCGCTCATCCCCGACAGCGTCGAGGTCGGCGGCTTCATCTACGACGTCGACACCGGTCTGCTCGAGCAGGTCGTCTGA